A DNA window from Peromyscus leucopus breed LL Stock chromosome 3, UCI_PerLeu_2.1, whole genome shotgun sequence contains the following coding sequences:
- the Gpr19 gene encoding probable G-protein coupled receptor 19 isoform X1 — MVFAHRMDNDQPPVVTATLLVPLQNHSCAEAAEALLPHGLMEFHEEHSWMSNRTDLQYGLSPGEVATASIFFGALWLFSIFGNSLVCLVIHRSRRTQSTTNYFVVSMACADLLISVASTPFVVLQITTGRWTLGGAMCKVVRYFQYLTPGVQIYVLLSICIDRFYTIVYPLSFKVSREKAKKMIAASWILDAAFVTPVFFFYGSGWDGHCNYFLPPSWEGTAYAVIHFLVGFVIPSVLIILFYQKVVKYIWRIGTDGRTLRRTMNIVPRTKVKTVKMFLLLNVVFLFSWLPFHVAQLWHPHEQDYKKSSLVFTAVTWVSFSSSASKPTLYSIYNANFRRGMKETFCMSSMKCYRSNAYTITTSSRMAKRNYVGISEIPPVSRTMTKDSIYDSFDREAREKKLAWPINSNPPNTFV, encoded by the coding sequence ATGGTTTTTGCTCACAGAATGGATAACGACCAGCCGCCTGTGGTTACTGCTACCTTGCTGGTGCCCCTTCAGAACCACAGCTGCGCGGAAGCAGCCGAGGCCCTGCTGCCCCATGGCCTGATGGAATTCCATGAGGAACACAGCTGGATGAGCAACAGGACAGACCTTCAGTATGGACTGAGCCCTGGAGAGGTGGCcacagccagcattttctttgGTGCTCTGTGGTTGTTCTCTATCTTTGGCAATTCCCTGGTGTGCCTGGTCATCCACAGGAGCCGGAGGACTCAGTCCACCACCAACTACTTTGTGGTCTCCATGGCGTGTGCCGACCTCCTCATCAGCGTGGCCAGCACCCCGTTTGTTGTGCTGCAGATCACCACTGGAAGGTGGACCCTCGGGGGCGCCATGTGCAAGGTAGTGCGCTACTTCCAGTATCTCACGCCCGGCGTCCAGATCTACGTGCTCCTCTCCATCTGCATAGACCGCTTCTACACCATCGTCTACCCGCTGAGTTTCAAGGTGTCCAGAGAAAAAGCCAAGAAGATGATCGCAgcctcctggatcctggatgcagCCTTTGTGACGCCTGTCTTCTTCTTCTATGGTTCCGGCTGGGACGGCCATTGTAactacttcctccctccctcctgggagGGAACTGCCTATGCGGTCATCCACTTCTTGGTGGGCTTTGTGATTCCCTCTGTCCTCATAATCTTATTTTACCAGAAGGTCGTGAAGTATATCTGGAGGATAGGCACTGATGGGCGGACCCTGAGGAGGACGATGAACATTGTCCCCAGGACAAAGGTGAAAACCGTCAAGATGTTTCTCCTCTTGAACGTGGTCTTTCTATTCTCCTGGCTGCCTTTCCATGTGGCTCAGCTCTGGCACCCCCATGAGCAAGACTACAAAAAGAGCTCCCTTGTCTTCACAGCGGTCACGTGGGTATCCTTTAGCTCTTCAGCCTCGAAACCCACTCTCTACTCGATTTATAATGCCAATTTTCGGAGAGGAATGAAAGAGACTTTCTGCATGTCCTCCATGAAATGTTACCGCAGCAACGCTTACACCATCACCACCAGTTCAAGGATGGCCAAAAGAAACTATGTGGGCATTTCGGAAATCCCTCCTGTGAGCAGGACGATGACCAAAGACTCCATCTATGACTCATTTGACCGAGAAGCCAGGGAAAAGAAGCTTGCCTGGCCCATCAATTCAAACCCACCAAACACTTTTGTCTAA
- the Gpr19 gene encoding probable G-protein coupled receptor 19 isoform X2, producing the protein MDNDQPPVVTATLLVPLQNHSCAEAAEALLPHGLMEFHEEHSWMSNRTDLQYGLSPGEVATASIFFGALWLFSIFGNSLVCLVIHRSRRTQSTTNYFVVSMACADLLISVASTPFVVLQITTGRWTLGGAMCKVVRYFQYLTPGVQIYVLLSICIDRFYTIVYPLSFKVSREKAKKMIAASWILDAAFVTPVFFFYGSGWDGHCNYFLPPSWEGTAYAVIHFLVGFVIPSVLIILFYQKVVKYIWRIGTDGRTLRRTMNIVPRTKVKTVKMFLLLNVVFLFSWLPFHVAQLWHPHEQDYKKSSLVFTAVTWVSFSSSASKPTLYSIYNANFRRGMKETFCMSSMKCYRSNAYTITTSSRMAKRNYVGISEIPPVSRTMTKDSIYDSFDREAREKKLAWPINSNPPNTFV; encoded by the coding sequence ATGGATAACGACCAGCCGCCTGTGGTTACTGCTACCTTGCTGGTGCCCCTTCAGAACCACAGCTGCGCGGAAGCAGCCGAGGCCCTGCTGCCCCATGGCCTGATGGAATTCCATGAGGAACACAGCTGGATGAGCAACAGGACAGACCTTCAGTATGGACTGAGCCCTGGAGAGGTGGCcacagccagcattttctttgGTGCTCTGTGGTTGTTCTCTATCTTTGGCAATTCCCTGGTGTGCCTGGTCATCCACAGGAGCCGGAGGACTCAGTCCACCACCAACTACTTTGTGGTCTCCATGGCGTGTGCCGACCTCCTCATCAGCGTGGCCAGCACCCCGTTTGTTGTGCTGCAGATCACCACTGGAAGGTGGACCCTCGGGGGCGCCATGTGCAAGGTAGTGCGCTACTTCCAGTATCTCACGCCCGGCGTCCAGATCTACGTGCTCCTCTCCATCTGCATAGACCGCTTCTACACCATCGTCTACCCGCTGAGTTTCAAGGTGTCCAGAGAAAAAGCCAAGAAGATGATCGCAgcctcctggatcctggatgcagCCTTTGTGACGCCTGTCTTCTTCTTCTATGGTTCCGGCTGGGACGGCCATTGTAactacttcctccctccctcctgggagGGAACTGCCTATGCGGTCATCCACTTCTTGGTGGGCTTTGTGATTCCCTCTGTCCTCATAATCTTATTTTACCAGAAGGTCGTGAAGTATATCTGGAGGATAGGCACTGATGGGCGGACCCTGAGGAGGACGATGAACATTGTCCCCAGGACAAAGGTGAAAACCGTCAAGATGTTTCTCCTCTTGAACGTGGTCTTTCTATTCTCCTGGCTGCCTTTCCATGTGGCTCAGCTCTGGCACCCCCATGAGCAAGACTACAAAAAGAGCTCCCTTGTCTTCACAGCGGTCACGTGGGTATCCTTTAGCTCTTCAGCCTCGAAACCCACTCTCTACTCGATTTATAATGCCAATTTTCGGAGAGGAATGAAAGAGACTTTCTGCATGTCCTCCATGAAATGTTACCGCAGCAACGCTTACACCATCACCACCAGTTCAAGGATGGCCAAAAGAAACTATGTGGGCATTTCGGAAATCCCTCCTGTGAGCAGGACGATGACCAAAGACTCCATCTATGACTCATTTGACCGAGAAGCCAGGGAAAAGAAGCTTGCCTGGCCCATCAATTCAAACCCACCAAACACTTTTGTCTAA